TACGTTCTCCCACATCAACCTGTACGATATACAGCTTATCGGCATTGTCATGGCGCTTAACCTGTGCGATTTTTCCAACACGTATTTCCATGCGGGCAAAATCAGCAAATGCGACAGTATCCATTGTTTTCTCCTTTGGTAAAATTTTACTAAATACTAGCAAACTATTTTCCGGGCATTGTTCTCAAAAGCGGGGAAATGACGTATCCATCACACTCTGCAAGCCCAGTTTTACCCCGAGCATGTCAATTAAACGTGCTTTTTTTACTGAAAACAGATGAATAGATAAGCACTTCATTTACAATGCGCAGGTAACTCAGGGAAAAGGCAAACATGGCAACACTTAAAGACATCGCAATCGAAGCTGGCGTGTCCCTGGCGACAGTGTCCCGGGTTTTAAACGATGACCCCACGCTGAATGTAAAAGAAGAGACCAAGCATCGCATTCTGGAGATCGCGGAAAAGCTGGAGTACAAAACGAGCAGCGCCCGTAAGAACCAGACCAGCGCACTCGGCCCCCAGCATATTCTGGCGCTCTACAGCTATCAGCAGGATTTGGAAATCAACGATCCTTACTATCTCGCGATCCGCCATGGGATTGAAACCCAGTGCGAGAAGCTGGGGATTGAACTGACCAACTGCTATGAGCACAGTGGGTTGCCGGAGAGCAAAAACATTACCGGCATTCTTATTGTCGGCAAGCCTTCTCCTGCGCTGCGCGAGGCGGCAACAGCGCTTACCGACAACATCTGCTTTATCGATTTTCATGAACCCGGCAGCGAATATGACGCTGTCGATATCGATCTGGCCCGCATCAGTAAAGAGAGCATCGACTACTTCATCGCCCAGGGCGTGACCCGCATTGGCTTCATCGGCGGCGAAGATCAGCCTGGCAAGGCTGATATCCGCGAAGCCGCGTTTGTCGAATACGGTCGTCTGCAGCAGGTCGTTTCAGAACAGGATATTTATCGCGGCGGCTTCTCCAGTTCATCAGGCTATGAACTGGCCAAAAAAATGCTGGCGAAAGCCGACTATCCCAGCGCCCTGTTTGTGGCTTCTGACTCGATTGCTATTGGCGTTCTGCGCGCCATTCACGAGCGTGGACTGAACATTCCGCAGGATATTTCGCTGATTAGCGTTAATGATATCCCGACGGCGCGCTTCACCTTTCCTCCGCTTTCCACCGTACGCATCCATTCAGAAATGATGGGCAGTCAGGGCGTCAACCTGCTGTTTGAGAAAGCCCGCGACGGACGTGCACTTCCCCTGCTGGTTTTTGTTCCCAGCAAGCTGAAACTGCGCGGCACCACCCGCTAAAATCCCCCGTTAATCCGTCCGGTTTCTGCTGAAGCCGGGCGCGCATTGTCATGCATTCTTTTCTGCGCCCGAATTATTTTCGTGATCCAGTTAAAGTAAATCACCTCACTCGCTATATTTTAGTAAAACTTTTACTAAAATCACCATCAATTACACTTACTCACCATTAAAATGAATGGTTCCGATTTTTCTCCACCGGGAGGCCTTATGAATCGCTGGGAAAACATTCAGCTCACCCACGAAAATCGACTGGCGCCACGCGCATATTTTTTCTCTTACGACTCCGTTGCGCAGGCTCGCTCGTTTGCCCGCGAAACCAGCAGCCTCTTTCAGTTGCTGAGCGGTCAGTGGAATTTCCAGTTCTTTGAGCATCCGCTGCAGGTGCCGGAAGCCTTTACGTCGCAGTTTATGAGCGACTGGGGCAACATCACCGTCCCCGGTATGTGGCAGATGGAAGGGCACGGCAAGCTGCAGTATACCGACGAAGGTTTTCCTTTCCCGATTGATGTCCCCTACGTGCCGACCAATAACCCCACCGGAGCCTACCAGCGTATTTTCTCTCTCAGCGAAGGCTGGCAGGGCAAACAGACGCTGATTAAATTTGATGGCGTAGAAACCTACTTCGAAGTTTACGTGAATGGTCAGTACGTTGGCTTCAGCAAAGGCAGTCGCCTGACGGCCGAGTTTGATATCAGCGCGGTGGTGAAAACCGGTGACAACCTGCTGTGCGTTCGCGTCATGCAATGGGCTGATTCCACCTACGTTGAAGACCAGGATATGTGGTGGTCGGCGGGAATTTTCCGCGACGTCTATCTGGTCGGCAAACAGGCGACCCATATCCAGGATTTTACCGTTCGTACCGATTTCGATGATGACTATCGCGATGCCACCCTCTCCTGCGACATCGTGCTGGAAAACATCGCCTCCACGCCAACGATGGCATCGCTCGAATACACTTTGTTTGACGGTGAGCAGGCACTGCATAGCGGTGTGATTAACGCTCTGACAGTGGATAAACTCACCCGCACCGCGTTCAATTTCAAGGTCAGCGCACCACAGCAGTGGTCAGCGGAATCGCCGTATCTCTATCATCTGGTGATGACCCTGAGAGATGCCAGCGGCAACATCCTTGAGGTTGTGCCGCAGCGCGTCGGATTCCGCGATATCAACGTTCGCAACGGTCTGTTTTACATCAATAACCGCTATGTCATGCTGCATGGCGTCAACCGTCATGATAACGATCATCTCAAGGGTCGCGCGGTCGGTATGGATCGCGTGGAAAAAGATCTGCTGTTAATGAAGCAGCACAACATCAACTCCGTACGCACCGCCCATTACCCGAACGATCCACGTTTCTATGAATTGTGCGATATCTACGGTTTGTTCGTCATGGCCGAAACCGACGTTGAATCTCACGGCTTCGCTAATATCGGCGATATCAGCCGGATCACCGACGATCCGCTGTGGGAAAATGTCTACGTTGAGCGCATCGTACGCCACGTCCACGCGCAGAAAAACCACCCGTCGATCGTCATCTGGTCGCTCGGCAATGAATCCGGCTACGGCTGTAATATTCGCGCCATGTACCACGCGGCAAAAGCGCTGGATGACACGCGTCTGATCCACTACGAAGAAGATCGTGACGCCGAAGTGGTGGATATCATTTCCACCATGTACACCCGCGTACCGTTGATGAATGAGTTTGGTGAATACCCACATCCTAAACCGCGCATCATCTGCGAATATGCTCACGCAATGGGCAACGGCCCCGGCGGGCTAACGGAATATCAGAACGTCTTCTATCAGCATGATTGCATTCAGGGACACTATGTCTGGGAGTGGTGCGATCACGGGATTCAGGCCAAAGATGACGACGGTAACGTCTGGTACAACTATGGCGGTGACTACGGCGACTACCCGAACAACTACAACTTCTGCCTTGATGGCCTGATTTATTCCGATCAAACCCCAGGCCCGGGTCTGCAAGAGTACAAGCAGGTAATTGCACCAGTGAAAGTGCGCGCGCAGGATCTGGCTCGCGGCGAGCTGCGGGTAGAAAACAAACTCTGGTTCACCACGCTTGACGACTACACCTTGCATATTGAGGTTCGCGCCGAAGGAGATACGCTCTCTGCTCAGCAGATAAAACTGCGCGACGTTCCTCCCAACAGCGATACGCTGCTGCAATACACGTTGCCGGAGCTGGATGCGCGCGAGGCGTTCCTCAACGTCACCGTGACGAAAGATTCCCGCACGTTATACAGCGAAGCCGGGCATCACATCGCGACTTATCAGTTCCCGCTGAAAGCCAGAACGGCGACTGCCGTACCGTTCAGTCTGCAAAA
This window of the Citrobacter freundii ATCC 8090 = MTCC 1658 = NBRC 12681 genome carries:
- the ebgA gene encoding beta-galactosidase subunit alpha translates to MNRWENIQLTHENRLAPRAYFFSYDSVAQARSFARETSSLFQLLSGQWNFQFFEHPLQVPEAFTSQFMSDWGNITVPGMWQMEGHGKLQYTDEGFPFPIDVPYVPTNNPTGAYQRIFSLSEGWQGKQTLIKFDGVETYFEVYVNGQYVGFSKGSRLTAEFDISAVVKTGDNLLCVRVMQWADSTYVEDQDMWWSAGIFRDVYLVGKQATHIQDFTVRTDFDDDYRDATLSCDIVLENIASTPTMASLEYTLFDGEQALHSGVINALTVDKLTRTAFNFKVSAPQQWSAESPYLYHLVMTLRDASGNILEVVPQRVGFRDINVRNGLFYINNRYVMLHGVNRHDNDHLKGRAVGMDRVEKDLLLMKQHNINSVRTAHYPNDPRFYELCDIYGLFVMAETDVESHGFANIGDISRITDDPLWENVYVERIVRHVHAQKNHPSIVIWSLGNESGYGCNIRAMYHAAKALDDTRLIHYEEDRDAEVVDIISTMYTRVPLMNEFGEYPHPKPRIICEYAHAMGNGPGGLTEYQNVFYQHDCIQGHYVWEWCDHGIQAKDDDGNVWYNYGGDYGDYPNNYNFCLDGLIYSDQTPGPGLQEYKQVIAPVKVRAQDLARGELRVENKLWFTTLDDYTLHIEVRAEGDTLSAQQIKLRDVPPNSDTLLQYTLPELDAREAFLNVTVTKDSRTLYSEAGHHIATYQFPLKARTATAVPFSLQNATPLTLEENRQSCTVRGYNFHLTFSKLTGKPISWNVNGEELITREPKINFFKPTIDNHKQEFEGLWQPNHIQIMQEHLRDFTFEQTEDALLITSQTIIAPPVFDFGMRCTYRWRIAADGQLNVELSGQPYGEYRDIIPCIGFTMGISGDLGQVAWYGRGPGENYADSQQANIIDIWRSSVDEMFENYPFPQNNGNRQDVRWATLTNRHGNGLLVIPQRPVNLSAWRYTPENIFAAQHCNELQHSDDITLNLDHQLLGLGSNSWGSEVLDSWRVWFTSFSYGFTLLPVSGSESGAQTTANRAFGTGFFSTNMHSENTK
- the ebgR gene encoding transcriptional regulator EbgR; this translates as MATLKDIAIEAGVSLATVSRVLNDDPTLNVKEETKHRILEIAEKLEYKTSSARKNQTSALGPQHILALYSYQQDLEINDPYYLAIRHGIETQCEKLGIELTNCYEHSGLPESKNITGILIVGKPSPALREAATALTDNICFIDFHEPGSEYDAVDIDLARISKESIDYFIAQGVTRIGFIGGEDQPGKADIREAAFVEYGRLQQVVSEQDIYRGGFSSSSGYELAKKMLAKADYPSALFVASDSIAIGVLRAIHERGLNIPQDISLISVNDIPTARFTFPPLSTVRIHSEMMGSQGVNLLFEKARDGRALPLLVFVPSKLKLRGTTR